From the Lathyrus oleraceus cultivar Zhongwan6 chromosome 4, CAAS_Psat_ZW6_1.0, whole genome shotgun sequence genome, one window contains:
- the LOC127135793 gene encoding secreted RxLR effector protein 161-like, translating into MSDSGLLHHFLGIEVYQDEYGVLFVKRDNAENILKKFGMYGCKPIDIPLVVNEKLKKEDDGRLVDASMYRSLVGSLFYLTTLRPDLMFAASLLSRFMSKPSHLHPGAAKRVLRYVMGTMEHGIRFEKNSKLEAKGYCDSDWAGSVDDMKSTSGYVFNLGSGVISWYSKKQDTVAQSSAETEYLEASLATQQSLWLRRILEDIGEK; encoded by the coding sequence ATGAGTGATTCTGGCTTGTTGCATCATTTTCTTGGTATTGAGGTTTACCAAGATGAATATGGAGTTTTATTTGTCAAAAGAGATAATGCcgaaaatattttgaaaaagttTGGCATGTATGGCTGCAAACCTATTGATATTCCTTTAGTGGTGAATGAAAAATTAAAGAAGGAAGATGATGGAAGATTAGTAGATGCAAGCATGTATAGAAGTTTGGTTGGAAGTTTGTTTTATCTTACAACTTTAAGGCCCGATTTAATGTTTGCTGCTAGTTTACTCTCAAGATTCATGAGTAAACCAAGTCATTTACATCCCGGGGCAGCAAAAAGAGTTCTAAGGTATGTCATGGGAACCATGGAGCATGGAATCAGATTCGAGAAGAATTCTAAACTTGAAGCTAAAGGTTATTGTGATAGTGATTGGGCCGGAAGTGTTGACGATATGAAGAGCACTTCAGGTTATGTATTCAACCTTGGTTCAGGTGTGATCTCTTGGTACTCAAAGAAGCAAGATACTGTGGCACAATCTTCAGCTGAAACTGAGTATTTAGAAGCTAGTTTGGCTACACAACAATCACTTTGGTTAAGAAGAATATTAGAAGATATTGGAGAGAAATAA
- the LOC127138486 gene encoding putative glycine-rich cell wall structural protein 1 codes for MAAPWSCCLFAMLALMSVIESESRIARKDLGLDLGGLGIGLGAGVGLGIGGGSGSGAGAGAGSGSGSSSSSSSSSSSSSSSGSGSGAGSEAGSYAGSRAGSGSGRSRGRGGGGGGGGGGGGGGGGGGSGEGSGYGEGYGHGGGYGEGGGD; via the coding sequence ATGGCTGCACCTTGGTCGTGTTGTTTATTTGCAATGCTTGCTTTGATGTCAGTTATTGAATCAGAAAGCAGAATAGCAAGGAAGGATTTGGGTTTGGACCTTGGTGGGTTAGGAATTGGACTTGGAGCAGGAGTAGGTTTGGGAATTGGAGGTGGTAGCGGCTCTGGTGCCGGAGCTGGAGCAGGTTCTGGCTCTGGTTCTAGTTCTTCTTCTAGTTCATCCTCATCTTCGTCTTCTAGTTCTGGCTCGGGGTCGGGGGCAGGCTCCGAAGCAGGCTCGTATGCAGGATCTCGAGCTGGATCAGGATCAGGCAGAAGCCGTGGTAGAGGTGGGGGTGGAGGTGGAGGAGGCGGCGGTGGTGGTGGAGGTGGTGGTGGAGGCTCTGGGGAGGGCTCGGGTTATGGTGAAGGTTATGGCCATGGTGGGGGTTATGGTGAAGGTGGTGGTGATTAA